From the genome of Deltaproteobacteria bacterium, one region includes:
- the dinB gene encoding DNA polymerase IV — translation METRPPLIAHVDMDAFFVSVERLLDPSLRGKPVLVGGRSARAVVSAASYEARKFGCRSAMPMRQAIQLCPEAVVLDGNSAAYRDYSHRVFAVLERLAPVVEPVSVDEAYLDLTGCEGLLGPPLAAAHRIHAEILKETGLVASVGLGTNRTIAKIASGLAKPDGLLWVPSGSEAAFLAPMSVDIMPGVGPAARSRLNGAGIFTLGDAARRTPAELEKKLGTLGAWIHEKATGHGSAELEPNSESKSMGRETTFERDVKDMAELERVLATLAEDIGSRLRRHGVKARTVTVKIRDGKFRTITRAETLPSPTDTDDRITETARRLFRANWPRSRPVRLIGVTCSGLGRETPAQGGLFDPPTDVKARKIDDTLDQLRARFGGKAVVRGRTLRKK, via the coding sequence ATGGAAACCCGGCCACCGCTCATCGCCCATGTGGACATGGACGCCTTTTTTGTCTCCGTGGAGCGTCTCCTCGACCCCTCGCTCCGGGGCAAACCGGTCCTCGTGGGAGGCCGCTCTGCACGGGCCGTTGTCAGCGCTGCATCGTATGAGGCACGGAAATTCGGCTGCCGCTCGGCCATGCCCATGCGCCAGGCAATCCAGCTCTGCCCAGAAGCGGTCGTGCTGGATGGCAATTCGGCAGCCTACCGGGACTATTCGCACCGTGTATTTGCCGTGCTGGAGCGGCTCGCACCGGTCGTGGAGCCTGTATCGGTCGATGAAGCCTATCTGGACCTTACCGGCTGCGAGGGTCTCCTGGGGCCTCCACTGGCTGCCGCCCACCGGATCCATGCCGAAATCCTGAAAGAAACGGGGCTTGTGGCTTCAGTCGGTCTGGGAACCAACCGCACCATTGCCAAGATTGCATCGGGGCTGGCCAAGCCGGATGGCCTCCTGTGGGTTCCATCCGGATCGGAAGCCGCCTTCCTTGCCCCCATGTCCGTTGACATCATGCCGGGTGTCGGCCCGGCCGCCCGAAGCCGCCTGAACGGGGCCGGTATTTTCACACTGGGTGATGCCGCACGCCGAACGCCTGCGGAACTGGAGAAAAAGCTCGGCACACTGGGGGCGTGGATACACGAGAAAGCGACCGGCCACGGATCTGCGGAGCTGGAACCGAATTCGGAATCCAAATCGATGGGCCGGGAAACGACTTTCGAACGAGACGTGAAGGATATGGCCGAACTGGAACGGGTGCTTGCCACCCTGGCCGAGGATATTGGCTCAAGGCTCCGGCGGCACGGCGTCAAGGCCCGCACAGTGACAGTGAAGATCCGTGACGGAAAGTTCCGCACGATCACACGGGCCGAGACCCTGCCCTCCCCGACCGATACGGACGACCGGATCACGGAGACGGCCCGGCGCCTGTTCCGCGCAAACTGGCCCAGATCCCGCCCGGTCCGGCTCATTGGAGTCACTTGCAGCGGCCTCGGACGTGAAACACCCGCCCAGGGCGGCCTGTTTGACCCTCCCACGGACGTGAAGGCGCGTAAAATCGACGACACGCTGGACCAGCTACGGGCCCGTTTTGGCGGAAAAGCGGTCGTCCGGGGCCGGACGCTCAGGAAAAAATAG
- a CDS encoding RNA polymerase factor sigma-32, with product MEAEPATALVPATPPAETSEPMGTALSSYMREAERFPILSREEEHEIATRFHKTQDPELAKKLITSNLKLVVKIAWEYHNAYKNILDLVQEGNIGLMMAVKNFDPYQGVRLSSYAQYWIRAYILRYLVNSYHLVKLGTTQAQRKLFFNLRKEKARLEREGFVPTAKLLAERLDVKESEVTEMDQRLSQGEVSMDAPLGADTEMTLGDTLSGDDRPVDDRLADHERMERFRAAMNAYRATLEERDAVIFDRRMDTEEPVTLQEIGDRFGISKERARQLEERIKLNFRKFLNDNRDKYAI from the coding sequence GTGGAGGCTGAACCTGCCACGGCGCTCGTTCCGGCAACTCCACCAGCCGAAACCAGTGAACCGATGGGGACGGCCCTCTCTAGCTACATGCGCGAGGCCGAGCGCTTCCCGATTCTCTCGCGGGAAGAGGAACACGAGATCGCTACCCGCTTTCACAAGACCCAGGATCCGGAGCTTGCCAAGAAGCTCATCACTTCGAACCTGAAGCTCGTGGTCAAGATCGCCTGGGAATACCACAACGCCTACAAGAATATTCTGGACCTCGTTCAGGAGGGGAATATCGGCCTGATGATGGCCGTGAAGAACTTCGACCCCTACCAGGGGGTGCGGTTATCATCTTATGCCCAGTACTGGATCCGGGCGTACATCCTCCGGTACCTCGTCAACTCCTATCATCTGGTGAAGCTCGGTACGACCCAGGCGCAACGCAAGCTCTTCTTCAACCTCCGCAAGGAGAAGGCCCGGCTTGAACGCGAAGGGTTCGTGCCGACCGCAAAGCTGCTGGCCGAGCGGCTTGACGTGAAGGAGAGCGAGGTCACCGAAATGGACCAGCGGCTCTCGCAGGGCGAGGTATCCATGGACGCGCCGCTCGGTGCCGACACGGAGATGACGCTCGGTGACACCCTTTCCGGAGATGACCGTCCGGTCGACGACCGGCTGGCCGATCACGAACGCATGGAGCGGTTCCGGGCGGCGATGAACGCCTACCGGGCGACGCTGGAGGAGCGCGATGCCGTCATCTTCGACCGGCGAATGGATACGGAAGAACCGGTGACACTCCAGGAAATCGGCGACCGGTTTGGCATCTCCAAGGAACGAGCCCGCCAGCTCGAAGAGCGGATCAAGCTGAATTTCCGCAAATTCCTGAACGACAACCGGGACAAGTACGCCATCTGA
- a CDS encoding cobalamin-dependent protein (Presence of a B(12) (cobalamin)-binding domain implies dependence on cobalamin itself, in one of its several forms, or in some unusual lineages, dependence on a cobalamin-like analog.): protein MKLFFINPPSNFSYVDVSVWMEPLGLAYISAVCRDAGHDVRIRDMFNSKVEDARRLFAELDEFQPDVVGFTAMTENFKNGLEFARAVKARYGCKVVYGGWHVSGDPSAILDPAVDCVVIGEGEETILEVLDCFEGKMQIEEVQGIAYKTRDGYQATERRTRIKRITSIPFPMREGLPINQFQFHAMLTHPVKKSRFLSVQASRGCPYKCTFCQTPALWGSAWTSRTPESVVDELEHLANNYGVNNVFFRDEEFTVRPRWVVEICNEIVRRGMEKSLRWGSFARVDDMSKELVDTMYAAGSRYMVLGLEATDTERGAKMKKHYDIEEASASLRMIADKGITISGGWIIGFPWDTPESLEKSFQWLLKQPIDMLGVFFVTPFAGTEFRRQVDEQGLLLTDDTDHFNIREATVKTPHIPTKELYRLRQEFTRRYYLRPAYVGHLLKKMYIRPELIRIIPEAILSFAFKGRLPNMLLKQDTEEGAVSNYFAYKLPAELYRPLRLQTQFAA, encoded by the coding sequence ATGAAACTGTTCTTCATCAATCCGCCGTCAAATTTTAGCTATGTCGATGTGTCCGTATGGATGGAACCACTGGGGCTCGCTTATATCTCGGCCGTTTGCCGCGATGCAGGGCATGATGTCCGGATACGGGACATGTTCAATTCCAAAGTGGAGGATGCCCGACGGCTGTTCGCCGAGCTAGACGAGTTTCAGCCTGACGTGGTCGGGTTTACCGCCATGACGGAAAACTTCAAGAACGGCTTGGAGTTCGCTAGGGCGGTCAAAGCCCGATACGGATGCAAGGTGGTTTATGGCGGCTGGCACGTATCCGGCGACCCCTCCGCGATACTCGACCCGGCCGTGGATTGCGTGGTCATTGGCGAGGGCGAGGAAACGATCCTGGAAGTTCTGGACTGTTTTGAAGGCAAGATGCAGATCGAGGAAGTACAAGGGATCGCGTACAAGACCCGAGACGGTTACCAGGCAACTGAACGCCGCACCCGGATCAAACGCATTACGAGCATACCGTTTCCTATGCGGGAAGGCCTTCCGATCAACCAGTTCCAATTCCATGCAATGCTGACCCATCCAGTAAAAAAATCACGGTTTCTCTCCGTACAGGCCTCGCGGGGCTGCCCGTACAAATGTACCTTCTGCCAGACACCGGCGCTGTGGGGAAGCGCATGGACCAGCCGGACTCCGGAATCAGTAGTTGATGAGTTGGAGCATCTCGCAAATAATTATGGAGTAAATAATGTTTTCTTTCGTGATGAAGAGTTCACGGTCCGTCCGCGATGGGTCGTGGAAATCTGCAATGAAATAGTGCGTCGGGGCATGGAAAAGAGTTTGCGCTGGGGTTCCTTTGCGCGGGTAGATGACATGTCGAAGGAATTAGTGGACACGATGTACGCTGCCGGATCCCGTTATATGGTATTAGGGCTTGAAGCCACTGACACCGAGCGGGGAGCTAAAATGAAAAAGCACTATGATATTGAAGAGGCATCTGCGTCCCTCCGCATGATAGCCGACAAGGGTATCACCATATCGGGTGGCTGGATTATAGGATTTCCTTGGGATACCCCAGAATCACTCGAAAAATCATTCCAGTGGCTCTTGAAACAACCAATCGATATGCTTGGCGTGTTTTTTGTCACACCGTTTGCAGGAACGGAATTCCGGCGGCAGGTTGATGAACAAGGGCTGCTGCTGACAGACGATACGGACCATTTCAACATACGTGAAGCAACTGTAAAGACGCCCCATATTCCCACCAAGGAGCTTTACCGGCTTCGGCAGGAGTTCACTCGGCGCTATTACCTCCGGCCAGCCTATGTGGGCCATCTGCTCAAGAAAATGTATATTCGGCCAGAACTGATACGGATTATTCCTGAAGCAATCCTGTCTTTTGCATTCAAAGGCCGACTGCCAAATATGTTGTTGAAGCAGGATACCGAAGAAGGTGCTGTGAGTAACTATTTCGCTTACAAGCTGCCTGCCGAACTATACCGGCCTCTGCGTCTCCAAACACAGTTCGCCGCATAA
- a CDS encoding PilZ domain-containing protein, whose amino-acid sequence MVTVIDLLDNRANRRVPIDLKVHVRTEGNLPEQTLLSVDWSKRGVFLRTREPLPPGTPVTLGVLVPSEHGLVNFPAVVARAVAECHDTRGRPPGMGVYFDTLPAPLAQYLSQISHAARLRAEDDASAAGNQDLVLLVGGSGAERLKASILFDHSGLDVAEAATIAQAEDLVTHGVRPEAVVVFLAETAPMLLAFLDRLHDRIQPRPRSVIVVGDADFDSKAALMHHASLFVRRPVTADKLFGLLGLKTRLRR is encoded by the coding sequence ATGGTGACCGTCATTGACCTCCTGGACAACCGTGCCAACCGGCGCGTTCCGATTGACCTCAAGGTCCATGTCCGTACGGAGGGGAATCTGCCGGAACAGACGCTCCTGTCGGTTGACTGGTCGAAGCGGGGCGTGTTTCTCCGTACACGCGAGCCACTGCCGCCCGGCACGCCGGTGACGCTCGGTGTTCTGGTGCCGAGCGAGCATGGACTGGTGAACTTCCCTGCCGTGGTTGCCCGTGCTGTTGCTGAGTGCCACGACACGCGGGGCCGTCCGCCGGGCATGGGAGTCTATTTCGACACGCTGCCGGCCCCGCTCGCCCAGTATCTCAGCCAGATTTCCCATGCGGCGCGTCTCAGGGCCGAGGATGACGCCAGTGCCGCCGGCAACCAGGATCTGGTACTGCTGGTGGGAGGGAGCGGAGCCGAACGGCTCAAGGCGTCGATCCTGTTCGACCATTCAGGTCTCGATGTGGCCGAGGCTGCGACCATTGCCCAGGCTGAGGATCTGGTCACTCACGGGGTCCGGCCGGAGGCGGTGGTGGTGTTCCTGGCGGAAACGGCCCCTATGCTGCTGGCATTCCTGGACCGGCTTCACGACCGTATACAGCCGCGCCCGCGCTCGGTGATCGTGGTGGGGGATGCGGATTTCGACAGCAAGGCGGCCCTCATGCACCATGCCTCCCTGTTCGTCCGCCGCCCGGTGACGGCTGACAAGCTGTTTGGGCTGCTTGGGCTGAAGACGCGCCTCCGGCGGTGA
- a CDS encoding B12-binding domain-containing radical SAM protein has protein sequence MKIAFVYPAYESLAVEYLSAVLKREGHETRLFYDPQLFDDAFVRIPFLARRFARTAQVARSVVDWNPDIVAFSVVTDEYPWFQEVGRRIRELSSVPIIAGGIHVTSAPEETLAANSFCNFAMRGEGEEAIVELVDAIGRGKVRPDMPNLVIREGGRIRVNEPRPLIRDLDTIPWADKTMYENTGLYPSDVYTIMTSRGCPYKCSFCNSNLLHRVYEGDDNYLRARSVDDVIAELKWAKTVYRPVVVNFYDEIFAVGMKWFEEFAPRYEKEIGIPYMCCVYPSMVNEKRAELLGRSGCVKVDMGVQSVSTQAGKKKAILNRGESNDQVRDAFARLRANRVAVAAENIVNLPGETEDDLVEMARFYNEHRPDVIKFYWLRYYPNTEIVETARQMGYLSDTDVRSLDAGAGLGSVMTGGYNPSPMSRQFYNLFVLIKVLPKKTLNAILDRRLWRFLPPFGFMGVSYAISRMLNRSGANEEAMVRRYLKHYAHHLGLKRFFSPAAATYSEPPNLNRKQRQAA, from the coding sequence ATGAAAATCGCGTTTGTATACCCAGCCTATGAAAGCCTCGCGGTCGAGTATCTCTCGGCCGTGCTCAAGCGCGAGGGACACGAGACCCGGCTTTTCTATGACCCGCAACTGTTCGACGACGCCTTCGTGCGCATCCCGTTCCTTGCGCGCCGGTTCGCCCGGACCGCCCAGGTCGCCCGGTCCGTCGTGGACTGGAACCCGGATATCGTCGCCTTCTCGGTCGTGACCGATGAATACCCCTGGTTCCAGGAGGTGGGGCGGCGGATCCGCGAGCTTTCCAGCGTGCCGATCATCGCTGGCGGCATCCACGTCACCAGCGCGCCGGAAGAAACACTCGCCGCCAACTCCTTTTGCAACTTCGCCATGCGGGGCGAGGGCGAGGAGGCGATTGTCGAGCTGGTGGACGCCATCGGGCGCGGCAAGGTCCGGCCCGACATGCCCAACCTCGTCATCCGCGAGGGCGGCCGCATCCGGGTCAACGAACCCCGTCCGCTGATCCGCGACCTCGACACCATCCCCTGGGCAGACAAGACGATGTACGAGAATACGGGGCTCTATCCGTCCGACGTCTATACGATCATGACGAGCCGGGGTTGTCCGTACAAATGCTCGTTCTGCAACTCGAACCTCCTGCACCGCGTGTATGAAGGCGATGACAACTACCTGCGGGCCCGTTCGGTTGACGACGTGATCGCCGAGCTCAAATGGGCAAAGACGGTCTACCGGCCGGTGGTCGTCAACTTCTACGACGAGATATTCGCCGTCGGCATGAAGTGGTTCGAGGAGTTCGCCCCGCGCTACGAGAAGGAAATCGGCATCCCCTACATGTGCTGCGTCTATCCGTCCATGGTGAACGAAAAGCGCGCCGAACTGCTGGGCCGTTCCGGCTGCGTCAAGGTGGACATGGGTGTGCAGTCGGTCTCGACCCAGGCGGGCAAGAAAAAGGCGATCCTGAACCGCGGGGAAAGCAACGACCAGGTGCGGGACGCGTTTGCACGGCTCCGGGCCAACCGGGTGGCTGTGGCCGCGGAGAACATCGTTAACCTGCCCGGCGAAACCGAGGACGATCTCGTGGAGATGGCCCGGTTCTACAATGAGCACCGTCCCGATGTGATCAAGTTCTACTGGCTCCGCTACTACCCGAACACGGAGATCGTGGAGACGGCCCGGCAGATGGGCTACCTCAGCGACACCGACGTCAGATCGCTGGATGCGGGCGCGGGACTGGGGTCGGTCATGACCGGCGGGTACAACCCCTCGCCGATGTCGCGGCAGTTCTACAACCTGTTTGTTCTCATCAAGGTGCTGCCGAAGAAAACCCTGAACGCAATTCTCGACCGGCGGCTCTGGCGGTTCCTGCCGCCATTCGGTTTCATGGGTGTTTCCTATGCCATTTCGCGGATGCTGAACCGCAGCGGAGCGAATGAGGAAGCCATGGTTCGCCGTTACCTCAAGCACTACGCGCATCATCTGGGGCTGAAGCGTTTTTTCAGCCCGGCCGCTGCCACATACTCGGAACCCCCAAACCTGAACCGGAAACAGCGCCAGGCTGCCTGA